The window TCCTATTGCCTTTTGTAGGTCCTGTCAAGATATTAATCATCCCTCTGAAATTAAGGTAATAGACGATAATGAAAGCAATTTTTGCCATGGAAAGTAATTGTAATGTGCAATACATCCTTTTTCCTGTGCTTTCTATAAGTTTGGAAAGTATGTGTGAATTaattcagaaaaaatataaacaataagtgacattatattttttaatttttattgtaaaggtgacctacagaggggttacagttacatgagtctggtaatgggtacatttcttttatgaacagtgtcacctcttccacgTTTCCTCCTAttttccctcccaacttcccttcctcacaagttgtatagttcattttcaacctagggTCTAGTGAGGATGACTACTGTACACATTTTAGTAGCAAAAATGCAtgctatatatttattcattttttgtccAAAATCTTTGGAAACACCTTAAAGATTGATGTTGGTGTCGtgtctgtaactctagctacagagaaggctgagattcaaaaatagcagttcaaagctaggttGGTGAGCCCATCTCATAAAttcatgagctttttatctctaataaaccattaaaatttttgaaaaaaatcaaggatAAAGGAACATGTCATAATTTTTCCAATGCCCAgtttgaaagaaaatgtaattagggaaaagaagaaacaatgtaAATAATCATTCTTGAAGCTTGTGTATTCATTACCAAGAGTCAGAGATGTACTTCTTATATAGGGTTGCAATTTATTCTTAgactatttatatataaaaataaataaatgatcaatTAATAAACTGACAAATCTTATCACTCTGCCAGGAGATAATAATATTTCAAAAACCACACAATTCCCAGGATCCATTGATAAAATTGAAGGACGTATtttctattttactatttttactgAAGTAAAACTCAACTTCCACTTAAAGTTCTTGAGCTCAGAATCTGAGTTGTCTTCAACTTTGTCTGATGTCAGTTTTATATGGCTCTAGATTCTTCCTTTTTATGTAATCCATTTAATCTACTAAACAATTTGATTTAGTGGTAGATTTTAACTAATGAAAAGGTACATATTTGCTTTTGCACAGAAATCATTATGCTTGCTAATTTTGTATGATTTTCTAAGTAATTCATTTCTACAGGGTTTTCCAAATTGTTTGTGAtatgctaaaaaacaaaaaagagcagtTTTATGTCTTATAGAAGAGGTACAGAAAAGGTGTAGTTTTACCAAGTCATTTTTAGTAGATTTCAATATCACTTTGTATTTTCTAAGTATCTGgattaaatatttgttattcaATCATTGTAGTGAAATGGAGGGCCTTGTCTAACTTGAAAACAGTATTTCAATCATTTTTGTCATGTTTCACCACTGTTCTGTTTTCCTCATCAGATGGTGAGGAAACAAAAGGAATAATTTGCCTAACAATGGCATAATATCCTgtttttaaaaggccagtcatagATTCTCATTTGAAAGTAATCATTATTGTATTATCAACCCAAGTTTCAGATGACTTCCAATTTCAGATGTATATGTCAAGTTTTAGTGTGAATTTCAAATTCTAGAAATTAACTTCATCTTCTCATACCAATAACTTGTCTATCCTTTTGTTTAGGTTATTTCACTGAACACAGTGAATAAAATGGATGAAATAAATCAGTCTGTAGTGTTAGACTTTGTGCTTCTGGGACTTAGCCACTCATGGAATATCCAAATCTTCCTTTTCATGATATTTCTGATGCTTTATCTGATTATTGTatcaggaaatattttaataataattgtcATCTTCACTGATTCCCATCTTCATACTCCCATGTACTTCTTTTTGGCCAACTTGTCCTTCATTGATTTGTGGCTGTCCTCAGTCACCACTCCTAAGATGATCGCAGACTTTCTTATGGAGAAAAAGACCATTTCATTTGGAGGCTGCATGTCCCAAATTCTATTTGTGCATTTTATTGGTGGAGGAGAGATGGTACTCCTGGTGGTAATGGCCTATGATCGCTATGTAGCCATCTGCAAACCACTTCAGTATTTTTCCATTATGAACCTCCATAATGGCATTAGGTTGGTGGTGACTGCCTGGGTCATTGGTTTTGTGCATTCCATGAGTCAACTCATTGTAATTATACAGTTATCATTTTGTGGAAAGGAAATAGATAGTTTCTTCTGTGATATCCCACTGGTAATCAAGTTGGCCTGCATAGAGTCTTCTAACTTGGGAATGCTAATGAATGGTGATAGTGGTGTTCTAGCTATGACCTGTTTCATTTTGTTGCTGATATCCTACATATACATtctcatcactgtccataaaagctCTAAAAATGGTGCATCCAAGGCCCTCTCTACATGCACTGCCCACATTACAGTAGTGGTGCTATTCTTTGGGCCCTGTATATTCATCTATGTTTGGCCACTTAGTATCACCTGGGTGGACAAATTTCTTGCCGTATTTTACTCTGTTATTACACCGCTCCTAAATCCTGCCATTTACACattgagaaataaagaaattaaaagtgcCCTGGAGAGATTACAAAACTACTACATAGAGAACAAGGTTGACATTTTATGAAACCACATATGAAGACTTAAAATTGATCATGTATTTTCAATGTAATGTCGGATGAGAATTTTGAGTGTTCACCAGATATGTTATTACTGGCTTTACTTATAAGATTTAGGCTAAAAGAGATGACAGAATTCAATATATCTGCAGAAACCAGTAGAATTCAATCAAATAGTTTTCTAAACTCTAATCTTTATTGATTCTTCTCTATGGAGTATATTATCCAATTAGCCTCCATATGCCTCTAAGCGAATTAATCAAAGTTATGTAATtctttcaacaaaacaaaaataaaaattttttgaaCTTACTCTTCAGTTCATTGGAAAAAACTCTGATAAAATATTTGCTCTCCCccaaattaatttatatttgatcatgggaaaataatataaatttgtccTTAAGAAAGCTTCCTGAGGGAATTCCAGAGAAGGAGCAGCACATTCTTATCTAAGCTCCCTCTGAGAACtcagttttactactccagagaaaattataacagtatagagattcttgtcagaaaggaaaaattgaggcAGCTGGCATGAGAAAACAGATATGAGCTCAGATATGAGCTGGAGGTGCCTGAGCACCCAGGACTCCACCCACCTACAGTACACAGCGgctaccaggaagaaatcctccagatgagcGGCAGACAGATGAGGATCCCAGACTGAGCACAGATAGGCCAAAataacagagaaagcatgagtaccccacaaaagacattctcacttgtgcccacagaacagcatttggaacatagccctccccccacacacacacaccagtgccaTCTTAGACTCTGGCATAGACTGGGCCAAAGCAGAATGGAAATAAAGCAGGCCAAGGGAAAGTGAGGAAAAAGTGGACATCTTTAAAAAGGGTAAGAGTAACAACAGTGAGAGCCAGATCCGCACAGGAAAAGGTCTCCCTGCCCATGTGGGAGGCTCTTTCCTCAGGGCTGAGGCTCATAGACTTGAGTAAACTCATTCAGAGGTGCCCTGCCACACACCCCCTACCCAGCCCCACTGACACTGCAGCTGCTGATTCCTCAGCAGCCAGAATTTATAAATCAAACCGAAAGCCATGGAGAAAAGCTACTGGTGGCACAGAACAAACAGATGGGGAGAGGCAATGGTTCCACAGACTTATCAATGTCCCCATTACAGAGGGTACCCAACTCCTACCCACAAACCTAGGTGAACCACACATCCAGCTCCACCTAGGAAAAGGTCTCACCACCCAGGTGGAAGGCATTTTCCCTAGGTCAGTGGCTTTCAGATCTAGATAAACAAAGCCAGAGACTCCCCACCCTACTGACTCTGAAGTACAGCCAGCAGCAGGAGTTAAAAACAGCAAACCAAAAGCAGACTGGAGGAGCCAAGGTTCCCAAGGCAATTCACATCCTCCAGTTATAGAAGGCACCCAACTCCTACCTACAAGCTGTATTAACCACACAGCACCCAGATTTAACTACCTGGGAAGGAGGGGCCTAGCAGAtacccaccccctgcaaactgaaagcaaatcaaagcaGCCAAACTTTAGGAAAAGAGAGcatagaccatcacaaggaaaccagaaattggaaagagcccacccaaacaaggaagactccttatctcttcatttgtttgtttgtttgttcttgttgttttttattctgtATTGTATTTCAGATTTtggtatttttcctttgtttctcttttcacattttttcatCAAAATGACTTCTATTTGATTCATACCTTTGCTCTTTTTACTTGACCCTGTCGTGTAtttcttagttttcttctttctgcctaTTCTACTGTTttccacctttccatttcactgaaattaaaaatcaaactcatcaccccccattccttttactccattctcttcactactcTTAACTTACCCTCCGAAATTTAGTTCCAgtacctccagactccattgacccctagTTATTGGAAGGCTAGATATAGGGTATCCTTGTTCAATGTGACtgagtcaaaggggttcctaGAGCAATCCCATCAGCCCAAAAATAACCAAATATAAGAAAAAACTTGTTCATAATTATAACTATATAATTAGCTAACAAATACAGGGCTCTAAGtctattttcatattaaaattatatCCAGTGAggacaccaaatctgcttttatatcCAAAAAAGACAGGGAAGTtatctgtatatgattgtgaaccCCTAAGTATACAACAGGGCTTGGTAAAATTTGCTTCGGgttttaaacggtgctcacaggcaCATATAGATTGGCATTcctaatccaaatgggcagaagaagcacaagaaagatggcaagtcagggaatcacatctcccactcaaaataagcaggaaacagagaagtTAATCAAAGACCAAGAGGAtaatcctcaaaatgctctacaaagtctgttgataaaaatgacaaatgaagtttgagtctcttcagacaagtatttgggagcatgaggaggcaagccAAGATTTATTAAGTGAAAACAATTAAGCCAAATGTAAattaatagaggaattcatggcttccagaaatagaaacataaaaaaacttcaaaggaaggaaaaagagtcctatgaaaagatagcaatccagctaaaagatttgagggatagcactcagaacaaaattaataaagtaaagaagtccatggggctgaggatatggcctagtggcaggagtgcttgcctcatatacatgaagccatgggtttgattccccagcaacacatatatagaaaactgccagaagtggcgctgtggcttaagcggtataatgctagcctagagcaaaaagaatacagggacagtgctcaggacctgagtccaagccccaggactggaaaaaaaagaagtccatacaagacctaagagaaaaattatagcaaagacgtggaagccatcaagaaagactagtgagaaggaagggagatacaAAATCAAATAGCTATCAGATTGGAAGATATGGAGGATCAattctcaggaactgaagattccctagactttatggagaaagaacaaaaaataatacaaaaccaatccaataagCAAAACAGATTGCTTCAGCCCAATTTAAGCCtagtaggtattgaggaaaatctagagaaagaaattaatggagTGGCAACatgtttaacagaatactagcagatAACTTCCCAAATACcaaaaggataggcctatccagatacaagaaacatttggAACCcccaacagaccagaccagaataggacatcccaccgacaaaATCGTCATATGAACAGAATcagtagagaccaaggaaagaacccTTAAAGcttctagggagaagaaaacaatcacatacaaatgaaaaccaatcagaattactctagatgtctcagcagagaccatgaaagcaaggagagcctggaatgaggtatgccacaccctaaacaAAAATAACTGCCAACCATGAATACTGTACCCAGGTAAACTCTCGTTCATAGTCACAGGTCAAATAGAAgtattccacagtaaggaaaaactgaaacaatatatccccACAAACGAGCATTGCAGAATATCCTCAATGATGTACTACACGTAGAAAAACATCA is drawn from Perognathus longimembris pacificus isolate PPM17 chromosome 10, ASM2315922v1, whole genome shotgun sequence and contains these coding sequences:
- the LOC125357914 gene encoding olfactory receptor 4K14-like, translated to MDEINQSVVLDFVLLGLSHSWNIQIFLFMIFLMLYLIIVSGNILIIIVIFTDSHLHTPMYFFLANLSFIDLWLSSVTTPKMIADFLMEKKTISFGGCMSQILFVHFIGGGEMVLLVVMAYDRYVAICKPLQYFSIMNLHNGIRLVVTAWVIGFVHSMSQLIVIIQLSFCGKEIDSFFCDIPLVIKLACIESSNLGMLMNGDSGVLAMTCFILLLISYIYILITVHKSSKNGASKALSTCTAHITVVVLFFGPCIFIYVWPLSITWVDKFLAVFYSVITPLLNPAIYTLRNKEIKSALERLQNYYIENKVDIL